Within the Pseudomonas sp. SL4(2022) genome, the region GCGCTGGCTGGCTTCACCGCCGAGGCGTTCGAACAGGCTTCCGTACCCGGCCATAAGGATGCTTATTCCTTGTCCAGCTTGCCGACGAGCGACAGGGTGAAATCGGCACCCATGTACTTGAAGTGCGGGCGCACGTTGAGGCTGACGCGGTACCAGCCCGGCTCACCATCAACATCACTGACGATCACCTGCGCGGCGCGCAGCGGACGACGGCTACGCACTTCGGAGCTCGGGTTTTCCTGGTCGGCAACAAACTGGCGGATCCACTTGTTGAGTTCCAGTTCCAGGTCGGTGCGTTCTTTCCACGCGCCGATCTGCTCGCGCTGCAGCACTTTCAGGTAGTGGGCCAGACGGTTGATGATGAACATGTACGGCAGCTGGGTGCCGAGCTTGTAGTTCAGTTCAGCCGTCTTGCCTTCTTCGCTGATGCCGAAGAACTTCGGCTTCTGCGCCGAGTTGGCGGAGAAGAATGCGGCGTTGTCGCTGCCTTTGCGCATGGTCAGGGCGATAAAGCCTTCTTCGGCCAGCTCGTATTCACGACGGTCGGAGACCAGCACTTCGGTCGGGATCTTGGTTTCGATCTCGCCCATGCTTTCGAAGTGGTGCAGCGGCAGGTCTTCTACCGCGCCACCGCTCTGCGGGCCGATGATGTTCGGGCACCAGCGGAACTTGGCGAAGCTGTCGGTCAGCTTGGAAGCAAAGGTGTAGGCAGTGTTGCCCCACAGGTAATGCTCGTGGCTGTTGGCGACGTTCTCTTTGTAGACGAAGGTCTTCACCGGGTTGTCTTCCGGATCGTACGGGTTGCGCAGCAGGAAGCGCGGTACGGTCAGGCCGACGTAGCGGGCATCTTCCTGCTCGCGGAAGCTCTGCCATTTGGCGAACTGCGGGCCTTCGAAGTGATCCTTCAGATCCTTCAGGTCCGGCAGGCCGGTGAAGCTTTCCAGGCCGAAGAATTTCGGGCCGGCAGCGGCGATAAACGGTGCGTGGGACATGCTGGCGACGCTGGCAACGTATTGCAGGGTCTTGACGTCCGGCGCGCTCGGGTCGAAGAAGTAGTTGGCGATCAGCGCGCCGACCGGCTGGCCACCGAACTGGCCGTATTCGGCGGTGTAGATGTGCTTGTACAGGCCGGACTGGGTGATTTCCGGGCTGTCTTCGAAGTCATCGAGCAGATCCTGCTTGGAGGCGTTGATGATCTCCAGCTTGATGTTTTCGCGGAAGTTGGTGCGATCCACCAGCAGCTTGAGGCCGCGCCAGGAGGATTCCAGCGCCTGGAATTCGGCGTTGTGGAGGATTTCGTCCATCTGCCGGCTGAGCTTGGCGTCGATCTCCGCGATCATGCGGTCGACCATGGCCTTTTTCACCGGCTCATTTTCGTTCTGCGGCTTCAGCAACTCTTCGATAAAGGCCGACACGCCCCGCTTGGCGATGTCATAGGCTTCATCGTCCGGAGTCAGTTTGGTCTCGGCAATGATGCGGTCGAGGATGCCGAGGTCGGCGGCGCTGCGACCGCTTTCTACTGCTGCACTAGTGCTCATGAATTAGCTTCCTTGTTAATTGAATCAGGAGTCCAGCTTGCCTTGGGCAGCCAGGCCGAGTTCGCCGAGTACGCGGTCACGCGAGTCGTCGTCAGCCAGCACGCTTTCGATGGCTTTGCGGAAGGCCGGGGCGTTACCCAGCGGGCCCTTCAGCGCCACCAGGGCATCACGCAGTTCCATCAGTTTTTTCAGCTCAGGAACCTGGTCGACGACATTGGCCGGGTTGAAGTCCTTCATCGAGTTGATGCGCAGCTGCACGGCCATCTCGTCGTCGGTCGGCTCGTCCTGCAGGCGGTTTGGGACGGCGAAGGTCAGGTTGAGTTCTTGCTTGGCCAGCACTTCGTCGAAGCTGTTCTTGTCGATGCTGATCGGCTTGCGGTCTTCGATCTTGCGGTCGTCGGCGCGCTGGGTGAAGTCACCCAGAACCATCAGTTTCAGGGGCAGTTCGATCTCTTCCTGAGCACCGCCGGTGGCGGGTTTGAACGTGACGTTGATGCGTTCCTTGGGGGCGACCGAGCCTTCTTTGGCCATGGTTGTTCTCCTTTGCGTTGATGGCCCGGGGGCCTTTGGGGCGTACTCAGGGCAGGCGACGAGGCGTCATCTGCCCTGAGTGCGCCTAGTCCAGCACCACCTCGAGGTCGAGGTGGCACAACCTGCGGTAGATCTCTTCCTTGCTTTCACGCACCGCGTGGTTCTGCGGCAACAGCTCACAACAGCTGTGCAGCATGCGCAGTACGTCGAGGGCGAGATCGGGTTCCCAGTCGCCGAGGCCAGTGGCCTGTAGCGTCTGGTCGAGCGATTCAAGTTGGGTCTTGGCCAGTTCGTATTTCTTTGCGCTGTAGCACAGGCGTGCCAGGGTCAGCTGCCAGAAGAAGCGTTCGCGGCCGCCGCGTGCCTTGGCCAGGCCGAGCTTGAGTTGCTGCACCGCCGACTTGAGGCCGTCCTTGCGCAGCTTGGGCAGGGTTTCCTGCAGAGCGATATCCCAAGCCGGGAGGCTGTTGCCCTCGCTGGCTACGGGGGTGTTGTCGCTGACCGGGGCCTGCACGTGTGGCATCACATGGGAGCTGAGCCAGGCGCGGGTCTGCGCATCGGCAAAAGCGCTGCCGTCGTGGAAGCGCAGTTCTTCCAGGCCGCTCATGCGCTGCATGAACAGTGCGAGCTGAATCTCCACTTCGCGCATCGCCTGCTCGGCGTCCAGCTCATGCAGGCACTGCCAGACCAGGTGCTGGCCGTCGAGCCAAAAGGGCGCGCGGGCGATGCTGGCCTCCAGATCGACCAGCAGATCGGCGTATTGGCCGTTCTGGTAGCGCTCCTGATAGCTGGCCAGCTTGTCGGCTGGCAGGCCGCGCAGTGCGGTGATCTGTTCGGCGTTGCGCTCAGGCAGGCTGTCGATGGGCAGCCAAAGCAGGGTGCGGGCCAGGCGTAGGGCGCGCAGGTCGCTGGCTTTCTGTTTCAACCAATAGGCGCAGAGTGGGCGGGCCTGGTCTTGCAGGCTGCGCAGGCTTTTGTGCGCTTCCTTTTCACTTTCCACCGGTGCGCCGGGGGTGAGCATCTGGCTGGCGGCCTGCTTGACCTGGGCAATCGCCGCGCCGACCGAGCCTGGCTCTGGCTGACCTTGGCTGGCGCGCTTGACCAGCTCATCCAGGCGCCGGCACAGCGGCAGCAGCAGTGGCGCATCTTCACCCAGGTGTTCGGCCAGGCAGGCTTCCAGGGCGCGCAGCTGCTCGGCCAGGCTGCGGAACAGCGCCAGCTGTTCGCCAATCGGCACGTGCTCGGCCAGCGCCTGCTCCAGGCGTGGAATCAGCCAGCTGATGGCGGCGGCGCGGGTGCGCGCCTTGCGTGGGTGCAACTCGACCCAGTGGTTGAGGCACAGGTAATGCAGCAGGCTGAAACCGGCTTGCAGGCCAGGGAAGGATTCGCGCTGGTAAAGCCCCCAGATCAGCCAGGCGGCGACGCGCAAATCCTTGGAGTGGGCGCTGAGCAGTATCTCGCTGTTT harbors:
- the tssA gene encoding type VI secretion system protein TssA; protein product: MTYSNKLTAHYLELAKLPIHEGNFAGNDVRYSSEYEVLENELGKATALHETAAIDWQKVRENSEILLSAHSKDLRVAAWLIWGLYQRESFPGLQAGFSLLHYLCLNHWVELHPRKARTRAAAISWLIPRLEQALAEHVPIGEQLALFRSLAEQLRALEACLAEHLGEDAPLLLPLCRRLDELVKRASQGQPEPGSVGAAIAQVKQAASQMLTPGAPVESEKEAHKSLRSLQDQARPLCAYWLKQKASDLRALRLARTLLWLPIDSLPERNAEQITALRGLPADKLASYQERYQNGQYADLLVDLEASIARAPFWLDGQHLVWQCLHELDAEQAMREVEIQLALFMQRMSGLEELRFHDGSAFADAQTRAWLSSHVMPHVQAPVSDNTPVASEGNSLPAWDIALQETLPKLRKDGLKSAVQQLKLGLAKARGGRERFFWQLTLARLCYSAKKYELAKTQLESLDQTLQATGLGDWEPDLALDVLRMLHSCCELLPQNHAVRESKEEIYRRLCHLDLEVVLD
- the tssC gene encoding type VI secretion system contractile sheath large subunit — its product is MSTSAAVESGRSAADLGILDRIIAETKLTPDDEAYDIAKRGVSAFIEELLKPQNENEPVKKAMVDRMIAEIDAKLSRQMDEILHNAEFQALESSWRGLKLLVDRTNFRENIKLEIINASKQDLLDDFEDSPEITQSGLYKHIYTAEYGQFGGQPVGALIANYFFDPSAPDVKTLQYVASVASMSHAPFIAAAGPKFFGLESFTGLPDLKDLKDHFEGPQFAKWQSFREQEDARYVGLTVPRFLLRNPYDPEDNPVKTFVYKENVANSHEHYLWGNTAYTFASKLTDSFAKFRWCPNIIGPQSGGAVEDLPLHHFESMGEIETKIPTEVLVSDRREYELAEEGFIALTMRKGSDNAAFFSANSAQKPKFFGISEEGKTAELNYKLGTQLPYMFIINRLAHYLKVLQREQIGAWKERTDLELELNKWIRQFVADQENPSSEVRSRRPLRAAQVIVSDVDGEPGWYRVSLNVRPHFKYMGADFTLSLVGKLDKE
- the tssB gene encoding type VI secretion system contractile sheath small subunit: MAKEGSVAPKERINVTFKPATGGAQEEIELPLKLMVLGDFTQRADDRKIEDRKPISIDKNSFDEVLAKQELNLTFAVPNRLQDEPTDDEMAVQLRINSMKDFNPANVVDQVPELKKLMELRDALVALKGPLGNAPAFRKAIESVLADDDSRDRVLGELGLAAQGKLDS